The Magnolia sinica isolate HGM2019 chromosome 9, MsV1, whole genome shotgun sequence sequence CAGAACAAGGAACATATAATTCCTCATTTGTCCACCTCAGTAATGAAAATGCTGAAGTTGAAAACAGGCAAAGATCACACCACCTTTCAAGAATAAGCAATGGATCAACTATAAGCTCCATCTTCCCATCGATCCAGATGGTATACTGAGCCTCCGGAAATAGCCTGTGGGTTAAAATCTTTGGGACCTTCCCATTCCTTCTGGGCTCATCATATGGAGGATGGTGCAACACCACGATTCGCCAAATACCAACCCATTTGCCACCGTGCCTGTCCTCTCTGACGCTAACATTCTGCTTGATGAAATCAAGGGACTTTTCGTCTACCACCATAAGAAAGCAAAAAAGTTTTTGGGAACGGAGGCTTATATTCGAAGGTTGATGGGGCGTATCATAACCATCAAAAATGCCAGAGGCAACCACGAATCTACATTTCTTGGCATATTTGACATCTACAGCATCCATCTCTGCACCCCCATTTTGCATGAAACCGCAGTGCACCTGAAAGACGTAGCGAGTGACAAACAATACCAACTTTTCGAGATTTAGGGATTTAAATGACCAATCCAACCTGCGGTTTCTACACTATAGGGATGAAATAGGCTATACAATAGAATAGAAATCTTGATTCATCTTGATATAAAGAATTAACTTATCCCACAGCATAAAACAAGATTCACAGAAGTATAAGCTGCGAGTATATGGCAAATCTCAGTCATGTATACAAGCATGGTACAGCTACCACAATTCTCTATGAGGGGTAAAGTCCAAGTCTTTTAGAAGGGGATGAGAATTATTATGAATGGCAAAAGGAAAACATGCACAGTATGTAGTTTAACCATGATTAGCTTTAAATTATGTTGATGGGCCCCATCAAGCATAACACGCttcttttaggttttttttttctttttgaagcgaTAATAGCGAATTTTACTAAgtggctgtttgatttttaatttccctggtaaatacagggaaataagtaattattacttacccCACCTGTTTGAAATTCACGGGGAATTACGTTTCCAAAAGCGGTCCATAAAATACCtgttattactgatttaaatatgtgggccccaccatgatatatgtgagttatccacaccatccatcctttgtaaaagtacattttaaggcatgaacccaaaaaattaagaaatcaaaagctcaagtggaccacaccttaaggaacaatgatcattaagacgTCAAtgattgaaagttgttttctccctagggcccacattgatgtttatttgtcatccaacttgttcatatggtcacatagTTATGGataaaggggaaacaaaaatatcagtttgatccaaaacttttagggtcctcaagaagctttcaatggtaggagttcaattcccattgtttcatgtgttgtggtccacttgatcttgggatctgcttcattttttagctcatgccctaaaatgatttggctaaagggatggacggtgtggataagacacatacatcatggtgggctccataatTTAACAATTTTCTCCTCAGGCGTGTGAGGAGTGTTATAAATGAAAAGCGGCGGTGAACATCACCTTGGAAATCTAATGAGAAATACactggtaaataattattacccatttaccttgaattacctctgtaattagaaaatcaaacaggccctaacgtTTTTGGCAGCGGTATTTAATACAAAGAAAAGCAAAACAAGAAATAAAACACAAAGATTTTACAACTCAAACCAATTAACAGGAAACTGATCAGCAACTAATATATTAGCAGCATGCCCCCATTCTACTCTGTTAGTTTTGAAACAAGAATCGCTAGAAACAGAGTTTCCTGTACACATCAAACTTGAGTGCAAAGACTGGAATAAGAGAATAATTGTTTTATATTCTTTTTTCTCCACAAAGATATGAATGAGAGAATAGTTGTTTTATCTCCTTTTTTCCTGTGTTGAGAAAGGAACCCATATCCTTAAGGCAATTGATACGTAGAACCAATACTTGTACAAGGTGTGAAAGTCCcatggataaaagaaaaaaaaaaaaaagaatggccCTCGTGCAAATTTGAAGAAATGGTCCCCACCAAATCAACGGCTTCAATTTCATCCATATTCTTTGACTTCATAAGCGTAAAGACCTCTTTATTCCACAATTGGATATCTTTGACCACTTGGAGCTGAGAGGTTTAAAAAAGGTTCGAATTTTGAGGTTTAGAAaaggtttgaattttgaaaccCATTGAATTTTGAAACACAACCTTGGAGAGAATAGTGCCCTTGAATGTATGTCATCGGCCAACTCGCTTATACTAGGCAGACTCTATGCAATAATAACATGGAATTTCAAGATAAAAGCAATATGACTATCTTTTGTATAAGACGATCTTGTTCTTATCTTTAAAACCCACTTTGAGGGAGAGGACTTGGCATTGAAAATCCTATTACACATACCTTCATGGTTGAATTCAGTTTAAAGCTATCTTCTCTTTGCTTCCAGCTTTGATGCCCTCCAAATAGTGGAGGAGACTGGGGTTCAGCCTTTACATGCTCGTCCACCAAATAATATGATAGCTTCTGAGGAATCGTGTCGGGAACTCCTCTCTCAGGAATGACTATGGAATTCGGATCATCCATGACAGGAATTGGACAACCTAATTGCATTATCAGCATGGAAGAATGAGTATCAGATCCTCTGTATAACAAAACATGCCTAAGAATAGAGGTTTTGTTTTATTATAATCTTACGGTGTTGTTTCGGAATGAGTCCCATATTGTCCAACATGATAAACACCTTGCTGTCTTTTCTACAAATACCTGCCAATTCAGACACAGAAAACTAGTACATAAAACGGAACTCAGAGAAAATATGAAATATCATTACCACAATGTGGACAAACCTTGATTCTAtatattaaaagagaaaaaagcaGCAACATCCTTGGAGAACATAATGAATTAACATTATCAACCTAGAAGAAACAGAACTACACTCCCAGTAACTCCTACATTTGTTGTCTAGTTAGAGAATAGGTGTCAACCATTGAGTTTTCTTAAGAGGGCCAGTTGTAGGGAACCCCTGTACAGCTTACCCTTCCAGGATCCCATCATACACATGGCAGAGGGGAATGTGGATCAGGACCATCCATATCACGGATCATGCATGTATGGTCCACAGTTCAAAAAATACCAACCAGAAAAGTCCTACCCATCACTTCCACCCACAATTTTCTGGTTAATAGTTTTTTTTTCACTGTATATTTGAAGAACACTAGTAGCTAAGATCCTCTAACCAATGTGGTTTCTGGACAGCAGTCCATCTATGATAGGGCACACTAGATTTATGGTCCCAATCAACCTTTGTGTCTTACCACATACAACATGTACAACGGCAGGTGGGTTGTAAGGAAGTTCTCAGAACCAGGGTATTGTATCACTTCATTCTTGAGATGAGCCTATACAAACTTTCTTGTTAAAATGAGGTGATTGTGAACTTCCGTAATTTTTATTTAGTGCTCACCCCTACCCCCACACTCGGGATCTATGGTCCCAATCAACCATTTTGTTACCACACATACAACATGAGGTACATTGTAAGGAGTTCCCAGAAAACTGGGGTATTGAATCACTTCCAATATTGAGATGAGCACTGTGGAAGCTCTCTTTATTAAAATGAGGTGTCTCGAACTTTTACAATTCAtaattgttagtgcactgatttgtgcatcttgtttgtcaatcacgcaAGTCCTTGTGTCATATAGTCGGTTGGGCCTttggaagttgaagaccgaagacacaagagtaCAAGAGCATCAAGGAGCGAAAAACGGGTGAATGAAGTGCCTTGGTtgccctaacccttgacccaaaacaacccttgaacctctagatgatcttaagcttaataggtaaaccttattgatcatcccttaaccttaggaacctaattagaacatgataagtaaggctagaagaGTTGCGAAGCTGCTGTGAAAACATACGCCCAAAACAACAGACTTCAAGTgatgctcgatcccatcaagTAGACCTCAAGgggtctttgatggcatcaaagatcCCCTTGTTGGCATCAAAGGGAAGTTAGATATATCCAGTaagaaattcatattttatttgaTCTTCtatggcatcgaagaccactctcgatggcatcgaacaaagaGTCAGATATGTCCAACaagaaataaacattttatttgattttctcgatgacatcaaagtctctccttcgatgacatcgaagcttcacttcgatggcattgaagaccactcgatggcatcgaaagataATTCAGATATGTCCAACAAGAAATATATCATATTAAAGCATTGAAgacctttcgatggcatcgacagagccATTATCTGCCTGTTTTCTTACCGTTGGAATTCGAACTTTTTATAAAaggcattcggttcttgggcattCATATGAGTTTTGGGTACAATAaaagcttaggtgattccatgatcatatccctcatctcaagcctctaaaccaaagagttttaagtcatcttctttgagattaacactctaatgaggattctaacctccaCCTTTAAGATGTGTTTAAACTCCTCCATTTTCTACATATTAGACTCAACCTATATCGGCATACCATTgtttaaatcctctagaagacgcATCTAGGTGAACCCACAGAAAAtacaacttcccattagttgtaggagattcaatcaacctcccatcaccttggtcacctcaaaggagcaatACATGCAAGGTGTTGATCTTGGAGCTGGAGCCTTAGCAAAGTATCGGCATCATAATTGAGGGAGCAAaagggagttgattgaagcacgggagagcatcgatcaaacTACCTAAGAAGGCGCTACAAAAagggctcaatctgacaagttgTCAAGTGTAAGATTATTTATACTCTCCtcccttgtgtaggattgaggataagtttgtgacccaaacttgaataggttcttgtgtacgACTTTAGCTCTTGCATAGGGCCTAAATCCAAGTTCATGTGTAAGacattggctcttgtgtagggcctaaatcattggttcttgtgtaggacattgacTCTTGTGCAAggcctaaatcaagtccttgtgtgGGCCACCGGACAcgagtgtgtacgtgttagtcgcCATGGGAACCTTCGACGGTAGTAAACGTAAGTCTTTGGACTAGTACCATGATTGTTGGTTAGCCTACGGAAAACTATCTAAAGTCTCTTGTAGGATCTTCCGACTAGAGTATACgtcagtaggttcttgtgtaagacctaggtttgtggcgagcctatagaaaaccacataaagtctcttgcaggagcccttccttatataggattgtaaaggttagagattaacctgatttaaaacattcgatagtgaaatccggtacacttatgGGTTGAGTTT is a genomic window containing:
- the LOC131255947 gene encoding probable hexosyltransferase MUCI70 isoform X5; translation: METDIRRSFSSRATRRTDRNNQSQKNKDVEDGFLFSGRFSQDVPMKIIWKRGFIRLALVGGILWMLLILVALLFHVWSCQSSIAFISGICRKDSKVFIMLDNMGLIPKQHRCPIPVMDDPNSIVIPERGVPDTIPQKLSYYLVDEHVKAEPQSPPLFGGHQSWKQREDSFKLNSTMKVHCGFMQNGGAEMDAVDVKYAKKCRFVVASGIFDGYDTPHQPSNISLRSQKLFCFLMVVDEKSLDFIKQNVSVREDRHGGKWVGIWRIVVLHHPPYDEPRRNGKVPKILTHRLFPEAQYTIWIDGKMELIVDPLLILERYLWRGKHTFAIARHKHHQSIYEEADAIKRRKRYARPLIDLHMKIYRYEGMEPWNPMKNTLSDVPEGAVIIREHTALNDLFSCLWFNEVNLFTPRDQLSFGYVVYRRYARSQ
- the LOC131255947 gene encoding probable hexosyltransferase MUCI70 isoform X6, which codes for MLDNMGLIPKQHRCPIPVMDDPNSIVIPERGVPDTIPQKLSYYLVDEHVKAEPQSPPLFGGHQSWKQREDSFKLNSTMKVHCGFMQNGGAEMDAVDVKYAKKCRFVVASGIFDGYDTPHQPSNISLRSQKLFCFLMVVDEKSLDFIKQNVSVREDRHGGKWVGIWRIVVLHHPPYDEPRRNGKVPKILTHRLFPEAQYTIWIDGKMELIVDPLLILERYLWRGKHTFAIARHKHHQSIYEEADAIKRRKRYARPLIDLHMKIYRYEGMEPWNPMKNTLSDVPEGAVIIREHTALNDLFSCLWFNEVNLFTPRDQLSFGYVVYRLGRSFKFFMFRNCEYNSLFILHKHTREHSSVVEWVKSLDEFQGNATGLKESRGGLGLWTPYPGDLKSVVIPPVPRTSQAG